One Babylonia areolata isolate BAREFJ2019XMU chromosome 20, ASM4173473v1, whole genome shotgun sequence DNA segment encodes these proteins:
- the LOC143294787 gene encoding uncharacterized protein LOC143294787 has translation MNNDILGQITKFGKSGEIIRSSCRKCGYAGHLTYQCRNFIKADPNKDVVLDVSSTSSDSEEEFVSPLTKLNQEEAVKKKKQDGGEKKKKKKKKEKVKEKRRHRSRSPHSKKKQHKERKKSKKRKHDGSDSDDDSDSESDRGSESSESKRKRRSHKKHKKDSKKKKKHRLDSESDSDD, from the exons ATGAACAACGATATTTTGG GCCAGATCACGAAGTTTGGAAAAAGTGGAGAGATCATCAGATCATCCTGCAGGAAATGTGGATACG CGGGTCACCTGACGTACCAGTGCAGGAACTTCATCAAGGCGGACCCCAACAAGGACGTGGTGCTGGATGTCAGCAGCACCAGCTCTGACTCTGAGGAGGAGTTTGTGTCGCCGCTCACCAAGTTAAACCAGG AAGAGGCagtcaagaagaagaaacaagatggtggagagaaaaagaaaaagaagaaaaagaaagagaaagtgaaggagaaaag GCGCCATCGCTCCCGATCCCCGCACTCCAAGAAGAAGCAGCACAAAGAGCGGAAGAAAAGCAAGAAGCGAAAGCATGACggcagtgacagtgacgacgactcagactctgagtcagACAGGGGCTCTGAGTCCTCCGAGAGCAAGAGGAAAAGGCGCTCCCATAAGAAACACAAGAAGgactcaaagaagaagaagaaacacagactTGACAGTGAATCCGATTCCGATGACTGA